One Punica granatum isolate Tunisia-2019 chromosome 3, ASM765513v2, whole genome shotgun sequence genomic window carries:
- the LOC116201827 gene encoding chaperone protein dnaJ 11, chloroplastic-like — translation MLSLSSSPSTILCHSAATCPPRHPRLSRRSVVASATATFTSSRTSSKSHNSPLRSSEMATACASFYEILGIPVAATSEEIKTAYRRLALVCHPDVAAVRRKDAADQFMRIHAAYSTLSDPQKRAVYDGKLYRNSRPLTVVSSGFSSYRGRNWETDQCW, via the coding sequence ATGctctccctctcctcctccccATCCACAATCCTCTGCCACTCTGCGGCAACCTGTCCGCCGCGTCACCCCCGGTTGTCCCGCCGTTCTGTTGTTGCCTCCGCCACTGCCACCTTCACATCCTCCAGGACGTCGAGCAAGTCTCACAACTCACCACTGCGGTCGTCCGAGATGGCGACAGCGTGTGCTTCCTTCTATGAGATACTCGGGATCCCCGTGGCGGCCACTAGTGAAGAGATCAAGACAGCGTATCGGCGGCTGGCCCTGGTGTGCCACCCTGACGTGGCCGCAGTCAGGCGGAAGGATGCTGCCGATCAGTTCATGAGAATCCACGCTGCCTACTCCACCCTGTCGGATCCCCAGAAACGGGCTGTATATGACGGGAAGTTGTACAGGAATAGCCGGCCGCTCACGGTCGTGTCATCCGGGTTCTCAAGTTACCGAGGACGGAACTGGGAGACCGACCAGTGCTGGTGA